A single Brassica rapa cultivar Chiifu-401-42 unplaced genomic scaffold, CAAS_Brap_v3.01 Scaffold0284, whole genome shotgun sequence DNA region contains:
- the LOC117125767 gene encoding uncharacterized protein LOC117125767 — METLMIKADVDEPRDATMARFLSGLNRDIQDRMELQEYGSVEQMLHKAILIEQQVKRKSFSKPAITSKPAYSPRPAFAPKPSYQDKGKSSSTTHNAFKTDVPARDDKGKAVDTSGRDKQENKEDLRPIFDEEDESFGYPHQGPLLVARKGMVESIFDETDDRLVDGSDPAFDDESNPIYDEEPCFDYPAHGPLLVTRRTLSVQPKNNEKEQRENLFHSRCLVSEKVCSLIIDGGSCTNVASDTLVRKLGLATRPLSRPFRLEWLNEAGEQYVKEQVTVPITIGRYEDEVICNVLPMDACHILLDQPWQFDKRAVHDGFTNRHSFDHKGKKITLVPLTPLEVHQDQIQLKRNRDKETKPDEPESSQRNSNFYIKQSQKYSDVFPDENPMGLPPVRGIEHQIDLVPGASLPNRPAYRTNPVETKELQKQIGDLLEKGYIGKASVLVPFLSSRAQKGWFLVHVCGLSYHQQHHGHFLVVYFDDILVYSKNLEDHKMHLKSVLEVLRKEKLFANLGKCSFGTDHVVFLGFVVGADGLRVDEEKIKAIRDWPSPSTVGEDKKPIAYFSEKLGGATLNYPTYDQELYALVRALQTWQHYLWPKEFVIHTDHQSLRHLKGQQKLNKRHARWIAWNQIDVLYDCHPQTDGQTEVVNRTLSALLKSLVKKNLKHWEECLPHVEFAYNHAMHSATKFSPFEIVYGFNPLSPLDLLPLPLSERVSTDGKRKADTIKKLHEQVHANIAAKTERYKRYANRKRKEVIFEEGDLVWFT; from the exons ATGGAAACTTTGATGATCAAGGCTGATGTAGACGAGCCCAGGGACGCCACTATGGCTAGGTTCCTCTCTGGCCTTAACCGAGACATCCAAGACCGTATGGAGCTTCAAGAGTATGGTAGTGTGgaacagatgctacacaaggcCATCTTGATCGAGCAACAAGTTAAAAGGAAGAGTTTCTCAAAGCCGGCCATTACCTCTAAACCGGCCTACTCTCCTAGACCGGCTTTTGCTCCTAAGCCAAGCTACCAAGACAaaggtaagtcttcttccacaacacATAATGCTTTTAAAACTGATGTCCCTGCTCGTGATGACAAAGGAAAGGCAGTTGATACTTCTGGCCGA GATAAGCAGGAGAACAAAGAAGATCTTcgtcctatctttgatgaagAGGACGAGTCCTTTGGATATCCGCATCAAGGGCCTCTACTCGTTGCTAGGAAAGGCATGGTCGAGTCTATTTTCGATGAGACGGACGACCGCTTGGTCGATGGTTCCGACCCAGCCTTTGATGATGAGTCCAACCCGATCTATGATGAGGAGCCTTGCTTCGACTATCCAGCTCATGGTCCTCTACTTGTCACAAGAAGAACTCTGAGTGTCCAACCCAAAAACAATGAaaaggaacaaagggagaatctctttcattctCGATGTTTAGTTTCTGAAAAGGTTTGCTCTTTGATTATTGATGGTGGGAGTTGTACTAATGTTGCTAGTGACACTCTTGTCAGGAAACTAGGACTTGCTACTCGGCCTCTctctcgtcctttcaggttggaatgGCTAAACGAGGCTGGAGAACAGTATGTGAAAGAGCAAGTCACTGTCCCTATTAccattggccgatatgaggaCGAGGTCATTTGCAACGTTCTTCCTATGGACGCGTGCCACATTCTCTTGGACCAGCCATGGCAATTTGATAAGAGAGCCGTGCATGATGGCTTCACAAACCGACACTCCTTTGATCATAAAGGGAAGAAGATCACACTTGTTCCTTTGACACCTTTGGAGGTTCATCAAGATCAGATCCAGCTCAAGAGGAACCGTGACAAGGAAACCAAGCCAGATGAACCTGAATCATCCCAACGGAACTCCAATTTCTATATCAAACAAAGTCAG AAGTATTCTGATGTTTTTCCAGATGAGAATCCTATGGGATTACCTCCAGTACgaggcattgagcatcagatcgacCTTGTTCCAGGCGCGTCTTTACCAAACCGGCCAGCTTACCGTACCAATCCGGTAGAGACCAAGGAACTTCAGAAACAGATTGGTGACCTTCTTGAGAAAGGCTACATCGGGAAAGCCTCAGTCCTTGTGCCGTTCCTGTCTTCTCGTGCCCAAAAAGGATGGTTCTTGgtgcatgtgtgtggactgtcgtatcatcaacaacatcacg GTCATTTTCTTGTTGtctactttgatgacattcttGTCTATAGCAAAAACCTTGAAGATCATAAGATGCATCTcaaatctgttcttgaagttCTTAGGAAAGAAAAACTCTTTGCCAATCTTGGTAAATGCTCTTTTGGAACAGATCACGTGGTGttcttaggttttgttgtaggtgctgaTGGACTTAGAGTGGACGAGGAGAAAATCAAAGCCATCCGAGACTGGCCAAGTCCTTCGACCGTGGGCGAG GATAAGAAACCcattgcttacttcagtgagaagcttggaggtgCCACACTCAACTACCCCACCTATGACCAGGAGCTATATGCTTTGGTGAGAGCTCTCCAAACGTGGCaacactatctttggcctaaggagtttgtTATCCACACGGACCACCAGTCCTTGAGACATCTTAAGGGTCAACAGAAACTGAACAAGAGACACGCACGTTGG attgcatg GAACCAGATTGATGTTCTCTACGACTGtcacccacaaactgatggCCAAACTGAAGTAGTGAATAGAACTTTGTCTGCATTGCTTAAATCATTGGTTAAGAAAAACCTTAAGCATTGGGAAGAATGTTTGCCtcatgttgagtttgcttataaccatgctatgcattctgctACAAAGTTCTCTCCTTTTGAAATCGTTTATGGCTTTAATCCCttatctccacttgatcttttgcctttacctttgagtgaaagagttagCACAGATGGCAAAAGGAAAGCAGACACTATCAAGAAGTTACATGAGCAGGTTCATGCAAACATTGCAGCCAAAACCGAAAGGTACAAAAGATATGCCAACAGGAAGAGAAAGGAGGTGATCTTTGAGGAGGGTGATCTTGTTTGGTTCACTTGA